The following are encoded in a window of Vigna unguiculata cultivar IT97K-499-35 chromosome 8, ASM411807v1, whole genome shotgun sequence genomic DNA:
- the LOC114194879 gene encoding uncharacterized protein LOC114194879, protein MARRSENSTNSVDEMAQAIQRLVDAMQHQQPQVVHAPVQQNGMNEFMRHKPPKFNGKATPDEADAWIRENEKIFRVLGCTDEQKLEYATFLLNGEAEYWWGGMRQMMEARNEVISWTSFRTKFMGQYFPDSARHEREAEFLRLLQRDKSVQAYVDRFEYLARFYSQNMSEEWRCRKFERGLRHNIMKVIVPMRIREFPLLVEQAKTVEQLEVDPSRVMRTHHSSNGREKRQEKPYNKPQRDGQGTVKCFECGGDHYRRNCPKFSRAKPEERKCFICRKPDHYANSCPEKGKSEVTQQPQKTPEEKPKAAGRVFAMSGAETVGDMYGAR, encoded by the exons ATGGCACGTAGATCTGAGAATTCAACCAACTCAGTTGATGAAATGGCTCAAGCTATTCAACGGTTGGTCGATGCAATGCAACACCAACAACCACAAGTAGTGCACGCACCAGTGCAACAAAACGGTATGAACGAATTCATGCGTCACAAACCACCAAAGTTCAACGGTAAAGCAACTCCGGATGAGGCAGATGCATGGATTAGAGAGAATGAGAAGATCTTTCGGGTGCTCGGGTGCACTGACGAACAAAAGCTGGAGTACGCTACATTTTTACTTAATGGCGAGGCTGAGTACTGGTGGGGAGGTATGCGACAGATGATGGAAGCTCGCAATGAGGTCATCAGTTGGACAAGTTTCCGGACGAAATTTATGGGACAATACTTTCCAGATAGCGCCAGACATGAGAGGGAAGCCGAGTTTTTGAGGCTACTACAGAGAGATAAATCGGTGCAAGCTTATGTTGATCGTTTTGAATATCTAGCTCGATTCTACTCTCAGAATATGAGCGAAGAGTGGCGGTGCAGAAAGTTTGAAAGGGGCTTACGTCACAATATAATGAAGGTGATAGTGCCTATGAGGATCAGAGAGTTCCCACTCTTAGTGGAGCAAGCAAAGACAGTGGAGCAATTAGAGGTGGACCCAAGTCGGGTTATGAGGACACATCATAGCAGTAATGGCAGGGAGAAACGACAGGAGAAACCCTATAATAAACCTCAACGTGATGGACAGGGGACTGTGAAGTGTTTCGAATGCGGAGGAGACCATTATCGACGAAATTGTCCGAAATTTTCGAGAGCGAAGCCGGAAGAGAGGAAGTGTTTCATTTGTCGTAAGCCGGATCATTATGCGAACTCTTGTCCTGAGAAGGGGAAGTCCGAAGTGACACAACAACCACAAAAGACTCCAGAAGAGAAGCCGAAGGCAGCAGGAAGGGTGTTTGCCATGTCGGGAGCTGAAACAG TTGGTGATATGTACGGG GCAAGGTGA
- the LOC114194881 gene encoding uncharacterized protein LOC114194881, translated as MVTTRNRNSNMDGGRLADDQADTREMIRVMQQRMDEMQRNYEAQMQILREENAILRQKEDGIPSTPTVPDPNRLSRVQQHRDAERGESRLPPTGHEQSQPARAERTQASRGNSSHTVAESSGANNGGRPSRQPIPASGSSPFTSYILETPLPEKWKMPTFDKYDGTTDPDNHMRVFMHQMMFHAVSDPIWSRVFSTSLTGEALEWFSELPTGCIDSFATLKARFSTQFAPLKPAILTVDNLVNIRQEDGESLRSYLDRYNRMSVKIKGLSDEIARHHFSYGLQPGVFADKISRKKPQTMEEMRERAAKFIQMEDMQEFRVKKREKEDAALQKPIAPRPNKPVTRPTERKPPKFPTYTPLAVPRARILQEALSADSLLAIRKKPPPHDADGSKHCQYHRTIGHTTEECHTLRDKIEELIRQGHLKKYIRQDRSPRSPVRNQSPKRRVPPTRSEKKRGPEREKRRRGPSRSHRSPRRSRSRSQERPLRGYINTISGGFAGGGSSSAARKRHVRALKSVHLVERKVRSMPPITFTNDDFKAPDPDHDDPMVISIEVAEYGIGKVLVDQGSSVNILYWKTFQRMNLSEDLIVPYNEQIVGFSGERVDTRGYVDLRTRIGSRKDGREVRVRFLLVEANTSYNVLLGRPCLNAFGAIVSTLHLAMKFPSDKGTICTVHADQQVAGQCYAAGLRIRPHSRPRKQHRSEVAMTDLDPRTNTEDRLQPEGEIKEILIGSQPGQLTKIGGVLSAEEEKLLGAVILENKDLFAWLSADMPGVHPDVMSHKLAIFLEARPVAQKKRKMGEERRKAVEEEVRKLEGAGFIREIKYTTWLANVVMVKKTSGKWRMCTDFTDLNKACPKDGYPLPSINRLVDGASGHNYLSFLDAYSGYNQIPMYGPDRSKTAFITD; from the coding sequence ATGGTGACCACTAGGAACCGAAACAGCAACATGGACGGAGGAAGATTAGCAGATGATCAAGCGGATACTAGGGAGATGATACGGGTGATGCAGCAGAGGATGGATGAGATGCAGAGAAACTATGAAGCGCAGATGCAGATTTTACGTGAGGAGAATGCCATCCTAAGGCAGAAAGAGGACGGAATCCCTTCGACGCCGACCGTACCCGACCCGAACAGGCTAAGTCGGGTACAACAGCATCGGGATGCTGAGCGGGGAGAGAGCCGTCTTCCACCTACGGGACATGAGCAATCACAACCAGCTCGGGCTGAAAGGACGCAGGCTTCGAGGGGAAATTCGTCACACACGGTGGCGGAAAGTTCAGGAGCAAACAACGGGGGCCGCCCGTCACGACAACCGATCCCCGCGTCGGGGTCCTCCCCCTTCACCTCGTATATTTTGGAGACGCCGCTACCGGAGAAATGGAAAATGCCGACTTTTGACAAGTACGACGGCACGACCGACCCAGACAATCACATGCGGGTCTTCATGCATCAGATGATGTTTCACGCTGTCAGCGATCCCATCTGGTCCCGagtcttctcaacttcattgACTGGGGAGGCGCTGGAGTGGTTCTCCGAGCTACCGACCGGTTGTATTGACTCGTTTGCTACTCTGAAAGCGAGGTTCAGCACACAGTTCGCCCCCCTGAAACCGGCCATTCTGACGGTCGACAACCTGGTGAACATCCGACAAGAGGACGGGGAATCACTGAGAAGTTACCTTGATCGGTATAATCGAATGTCGGTCAAGATAAAAGGTCTCAGCGACGAGATTGCGCGACATCACTTCTCTTACGGACTTCAGCCGGGAGTTTTTGCGGACAAGATAAGCCGAAAGAAGCCGCAGACGATGGAGGAGATGAGGGAACGCGCGGCCAAATTTATACAGATGGAAGATATGCAGGAGTTTAGGgtgaagaagagggagaaggagGATGCTGCACTCCAAAAGCCGATCGCTCCTAGACCGAACAAACCTGTAACCCGACCCACCGAACGGAAGCCACCGAAGTTCCCAACCTACACTCCCCTGGCTGTTCCCCGAGCCAGGATCCTGCAGGAGGCCCTCAGCGCCGATTCGCTCCTAGCGATTAGGAAGAAGCCTCCGCCACACGATGCCGACGGGAGTAAGCATTGCCAGTATCATCGGACCATCGGGCATACCACCGAAGAGTGCCACACGCTCCGCGACAAAATAGAAGAGCTCATTCGACAGGGACACTTGAAGAAATACATTCGGCAAGATCGTTCCCCGCGGAGTCCGGTGAGGAACCAAAGCCCGAAGAGAAGGGTCCCCCCAACCCGTTCGGAGAAGAAAAGGGGGCCCGAGCGTGAGAAACGTAGGAGAGGACCATCCCGGTCACATCGGAGTCCGAGAAGGAGCCGCAGTCGTAGCCAGGAGAGACCCCTGAGGGGTTATATCAATACCATCTCCGGGGGGTTCGCCGGAGGAGGGTCAAGCTCCGCAGCTCGAAAAAGGCACGTTCGGGCGTTGAAGTCAGTTCATTTGGTCGAGAGGAAGGTCCGCTCGATGCCCCCCATCACATTCACGAACGACGACTTCAAGGCGCCCGATCCTGATCATGATGACCCGATGGTCATCTCGATAGAGGTGGCCGAGTATGGGATCGGGAAGGTGTTGGTCGATCAGGGAAGCTCTGTCAACATCCTATACTGGAAGACTTTCCAGAGGATGAACCTCTCCGAGGACTTGATCGTACCATACAATGAGCAGATAGTAGGTTTCTCGGGCGAACGGGTGGACACGAGAGGATATGTGGACCTTCGTACGAGGATCGGCTCGAGGAAGGACGGCCGAGAGGTAAGAGTTAGATTCCTTCTGGTTGAAGCTAACACTTCATACAATGTATTGCTAGGGAGACCCTGTTTGAACGCTTTCGGAGCGATTGTGTCTACCCTGCacctggccatgaagttcccgtcAGACAAGGGGACAATATGCACGGTGCATGCAGATCAACAGGTCGCCGGGCAGTGCTATGCTGCAGGATTGAGGATCAGGCCTCACAGCCGACCGCGTAAACAACACCGATCGGAGGTAGCAATGACAGACCTAGATCCCCGGACGAACACAGAGGATCGGCTGCAACCAGAAGGAGAAATCAAGGAGATCCTGATCGGAAGCCAACCGGGGCAGCTCACGAAGATCGGGGGAGTCCTGAGCGCGGAAGAAGAAAAACTCCTTGGCGCGGTGATTTTAGAAAACAAAGACTTGTTTGCGTGGTTGAGCGCCGATATGCCAGGCGTCCATCCGGACGTGATGTCCCACAAGTTAGCTATCTTTCTGGAAGCTCGCCCGGTCGctcagaagaaaagaaagatgggagaagagagaaggaaggCGGTCGAGGAAGAAGTGAGAAAGCTAGAAGGGGCGGGGTTCATCAGGGAGATTAAGTATACTACATGGCTGGCGAACGTGGTCATGGTGAAGAAAACGAGCGGGAAGTGGAGGATGTGCACGGACTTCACCGACCTCAATAAAGCCTGCCCGAAGGACGGATACCCGCTTCCCAGCATCAATCGGTTGGTGGATGGAGCCTCTGGGCACAATTATTTGAGTTTCCTGGACGCGTACTCTGGGTACAACCAGATTCCCATGTATGGCCCAGACAGATCCAAAACGGCATTCATAACAGATTGA
- the LOC114194882 gene encoding uncharacterized protein LOC114194882: protein MPFGLKNAGATYQRLMDRVFREQIGRSMEVYVDDMVVKSQTVEEHVRDLGEVFHQVRKYNMRLNPEKCVFGVPSGKFLGFMLTARGIEANPDKCAAIVEMRSPKNLKEVQRLMGRLTSLARFLPRLTEKVRPILKIMKKQTTEKWDDQCEAAFQQIKEMISSPPIMSRPVEGLPLQLYLSVSDDTISAALIQEAPEQRPVYFISRVLQSAETRYQLIKKIALALLTAARRLRQYFQSHQVIVRTDHPIAKILRKPDLAGRMIAWSVELSEFGLKYEPRRSIKGQHLADFAAELHGPIHSSEQTWVLFVDGSSDKRSAGAGIVIEGPNGFTVEHSLQFQFKASNNQAEYEALIAGLRLAKDLGATKLKCNTDSKLVVGQVQGEYQVKDDLLLQYYHKAVEAMKEFEEVTIHHIPRAENARADKLSKLAEGKEKGQLKTIIRQTLMRPSAGECAAAERSADWTGEVRELLKRCEAGEEVKPTERRRALRFVIIGEDLYKRGFTAPLLKCLSADEAEYVMNEVHNGICGMHTGRRTMKARILRAGYFWPTMEQDCEAMIRKCEGCQAHGNDVKKAPTELHSLTAPWPFAQWGMDIVGPFPIGRAQKKFILVAVDYFTKWVEAEALASITARQVHSFVWRNIICRFGLPHTIITDNGRQFIDKKLKDFYKQVGIRHVTSSVEHPQTNGQAEAMNKVIVAELKKRLGEAKGAWVDELPQVLWAYRCTPHGTTGESPFNLTYGTDAMLPVEVGEPTLRREMQDLEVNCGRLREELDWTTERRERAAVRAEACKRMVARRYNAKIKPRSFVRGDLVWRKTNDARKKSTQGKLAPNWEGPFRVTKSLQNGAYRLEHLSGKEIPNTWNASHLKMYNS, encoded by the coding sequence ATGCCGTTCGGTCTGAAGAACGCGGGGGCTACCTATCAAAGGCTGATGGATCGCGTCTTTCGTGAGCAGATCGGTCGGTCCATGGAGGTGTATGTGGACGACATGGTCGTGAAGTCGCAGACGGTCGAAGAGCACGTACGCGACCTCGGGGAGGTCTTTCACCAGGTGCGCAAATATAATATGCGTCTCAATCCAGAGAAATGTGTTTTTGGGGTGCCGTCAGGGAAATTTCTAGGCTTCATGCTGACGGCCCGAGGCATAGAGGCTAATCCAGACAAGTGCGCTGCTATCGTTGAGATGAGGAGCCCTAAAAACTTGAAGGAGGTTCAGCGGTTGATGGGGCGGCTGACTTCTCTGGCACGTTTTCTACCCAGGCTGACAGAGAAGGTTAGGCCGATCCTGAAGATCATGAAGAAGCAGACTACGGAGAAGTGGGATGATCAGTGTGAGGCGGCGTTTCAACAAATAAAGGAGATGATCAGCAGTCCACCAATAATGAGCCGACCGGTAGAAGGGTTGCCTCTGCAGTTATACCTGTCGGTATCAGACGACACGATCAGTGCGGCTTTAATACAAGAAGCCCCGGAGCAGCGGCCCGTTTATTTCATCAGCCGAGTTCTACAGAGTGCAGAAACGAGGTATCAGTTGATAAAGAAGATAGCCTTGGCGCTATTAACGGCCGCACGTCGATTGCGCCAGTACTTCCAGAGTCACCAAGTGATCGTCCGAACCGATCATCCCATAGCCAAGATACTCCGAAAGCCCGACTTAGCGGGTAGAATGATCGCCTGGTCGGTTGAGTTATCCGAGTTCGGCCTCAAGTACGAACCTAGAAGATCTATCAAAGGGCAACATTTGGCCGACTTTGCAGCCGAACTCCACGGACCGATCCATTCGTCCGAGCAAACATGGGTTCTCTTCGTCGACGGGTCGTCAGACAAACGAAGTGCTGGAGCGGGAATTGTCATTGAAGGACCGAACGGCTTCACGGTGGAGCACTCCTTGCAGTTCCAGTTTAAAGCCTCAAATAACCAGGCAGAATATGAAGCGCTGATCGCCGGGTTAAGACTAGCAAAAGACTTAGGCGCGACGAAGTTGAAGTGCAACACTGATTCGAAGCTCGTGGTTGGGCAGGTACAAGGTGAATATCAGGTTAAGGATGATTTGCTGCTTCAGTACTACCACAAGGCTGTTGAAGCCATGAAAGAATTCGAAGAAGTTACCATCCATCACATTCCCCGAGCGGAGAACGCCAGAGCCGATAAGCTATCTAAGCTGGCTGAGGGAAAGGAGAAGGGCCAATTGAAGACAATTATCAGGCAAACCCTGATGAGACCTTCAGCTGGAGAATGCGCTGCAGCAGAACGATCGGCTGATTGGACGGGCGAGGTGCGAGAACTCTTAAAGAGGTGCGAAGCTGGAGAAGAGGTCAAGCCGACGGAGAGAAGGCGAGCACTCCGTTTCGTGATCATCGGAGAAGATCTATACAAGAGAGGCTTCACAGCGCCGCTCCTCAAGTGCTTATCGGCGGACGAAGCGGAGTACGTCATGAACGAGGTCCATAACGGCATCTGCGGGATGCACACCGGTCGGAGGACGATGAAAGCAAGGATACTCCGAGCGGGATATTTTTGGCCGACCATGGAACAAGACTGCGAAGCCATGATACGCAAGTGCGAAGGATGTCAAGCCCATGGAAATGATGTGAAGAAGGCTCCGACCGAGTTACACAGTTTAACAGCTCCATGGCCGTTCGCTCAGTGGGGCATGGACATCGTCGGACCTTTCCCAATTGGCCGAGCGCAGAAGAAATTCATACTCGTAGCAGtagactacttcaccaaatgggtCGAAGCGGAGGCTCTGGCTAGTATCACCGCTCGGCAGGTTCACTCCTTCGTCTGGCGCAACATCATATGCCGCTTCGGCCTTCCCCACACGATCATCACCGACAACGGTCGTCAGTTCATCGACAAGAAACTGAAGGACTTCTATAAGCAAGTAGGGATACGACACGTGACCAGCTCGGTCGAGCATCCCCAAACCAACGGCCAGGCTGAGGCCATGAATAAGGTAATAGTGGCCGAGTTAAAGAAGAGGTTGGGAGAGGCCAAAGGAGCGTGGGTCGACGAGCTGCCACAAGTCCTTTGGGCCTATCGATGTACGCCGCACGGGACAACCGGGGAATCCCCCTTCAACCTGACGTATGGAACAGACGCCATGTTGCCGGTCGAAGTAGGGGAGCCAACCCTTCGGCGTGAGATGCAAGACCTTGAGGTGAATTGTGGACGACTGCGCGAGGAATTAGACTGGACGACCGAGCGAAGAGAACGAGCAGCCGTGCGAGCTGAAGCGTGTAAGAGAATGGTGGCAAGAAGGTATAACGCAAAGATCAAACCGAGAAGCTTCGTCAGAGGGGACTTGGTTTGGAGAAAAACCAATGACGCCCGGAAGAAGTCAACACAGGGAAAGCTAGCACCAAACTGGGAAGGCCCGTTCCGCGTGACCAAGAGTCTGCAGAATGGAGCCTATCGGCTGGAGCACTTGAGCGGCAAAGAAATACCTAACACATGGAATGCATCACACCTCAAAATGTATAACAGTTGA